One genomic region from Gammaproteobacteria bacterium encodes:
- a CDS encoding phosphatidylserine decarboxylase — protein MAINPTARHPILAREGWVHIVLSLLAAGGVQYYFGTVAAAPLWVAVLFMLQFFRDPHRKVPAEPLGIICPADGKVIKVDEVQDPYLDRPAKRISVFMNVFNVHANRSPIEGKVAERWYHKGQFFNAALDKASEQNERNALWIQTDEGDDITVVQVAGLIARRILCYKQPGDRVGQGERYGFIRFGSRVDLYLPLTAQVKVSLGDKVKSGTDILAMLVH, from the coding sequence ATGGCTATCAATCCCACTGCGCGCCACCCTATCCTGGCGCGCGAGGGTTGGGTACACATCGTACTCAGTTTGCTTGCTGCGGGTGGTGTGCAGTATTACTTTGGCACTGTTGCAGCCGCCCCGTTGTGGGTCGCGGTGCTGTTCATGCTGCAGTTTTTCCGCGACCCGCATCGCAAGGTTCCTGCCGAACCGCTTGGGATTATCTGCCCGGCAGATGGCAAGGTCATCAAGGTGGATGAAGTACAGGATCCTTATCTTGATCGTCCGGCCAAGCGCATCAGCGTATTCATGAATGTGTTTAATGTTCATGCCAACCGCAGCCCGATCGAGGGCAAGGTGGCGGAGCGCTGGTATCACAAGGGACAATTCTTCAACGCGGCGCTGGACAAGGCGTCCGAGCAGAATGAGCGGAATGCCTTGTGGATACAGACGGATGAAGGTGATGATATTACCGTTGTCCAGGTAGCCGGGCTCATTGCCCGCCGTATTCTTTGCTACAAACAACCGGGTGACCGGGTCGGCCAGGGCGAGCGTTACGGCTTTATCCGTTTCGGCTCCCGTGTTGACCTGTATTTGCCGTTGACTGCGCAGGTCAAGGTTTCGCTGGGTGACAAGGTGAAGAGCGGTACCGATATCCTGGCCATGCTGGTGCATTGA
- the pssA gene encoding CDP-diacylglycerol--serine O-phosphatidyltransferase, whose product MQDKAKKKVLLIMNQDQRRRGIYILPNLFTTAALFAGFYAMVQAMNGNFGAAPLAIYIAMVMDGLDGRVARWTNTQSDFGAEYDSLADMVSFGMAPALIMYEWALSGLGKIGWLVAFIYACSAALRLARFNTQLDTADKQNFYGLPSPSAAAVVMGFIWVLHSYGVPGREISFLALAVTLGAGLLMVSNIRYRSFKDLNVKGKVSFMAVLLVPAAFVLVFLDPPRALFGVFMLYALSGPVRALYQLVRHGRKPGNKPATTTDSD is encoded by the coding sequence ATGCAGGACAAGGCAAAGAAAAAGGTTTTGCTTATTATGAACCAGGATCAACGGCGCAGGGGCATTTACATTCTGCCCAACCTGTTTACCACAGCAGCCCTGTTTGCCGGCTTTTATGCCATGGTGCAGGCCATGAACGGCAACTTTGGCGCTGCGCCACTGGCTATCTATATTGCCATGGTCATGGACGGGCTGGACGGCCGTGTTGCCCGCTGGACCAATACCCAGAGTGATTTTGGTGCCGAGTATGACAGCCTCGCCGACATGGTCTCGTTTGGCATGGCACCGGCACTCATCATGTATGAGTGGGCGCTGTCGGGTCTTGGCAAGATAGGCTGGCTGGTTGCGTTTATTTATGCTTGCAGTGCCGCGCTGCGTCTTGCGCGTTTCAATACCCAGCTGGATACCGCCGATAAACAGAATTTTTATGGTTTACCCAGCCCGTCAGCTGCAGCCGTGGTCATGGGCTTTATCTGGGTATTGCACAGCTATGGCGTGCCGGGCAGGGAAATCAGTTTCCTGGCGCTGGCAGTGACCCTTGGCGCGGGCTTGCTCATGGTAAGCAACATACGTTACCGCAGTTTCAAGGATCTGAACGTCAAGGGCAAGGTATCGTTCATGGCCGTCTTGCTGGTACCGGCTGCTTTTGTGCTGGTGTTTCTTGATCCGCCACGGGCGCTGTTTGGCGTCTTTATGTTGTATGCATTATCGGGCCCTGTGAGGGCGCTTTACCAGCTTGTCCGTCATGGCCGCAAGCCAGGTAACAAGCCGGCGACTACCACGGATTCCGACTAG
- the rssA gene encoding patatin-like phospholipase RssA, whose protein sequence is MSSNKRQANPGTPRIGLALGGGGARGWAHIGVLRKLEQCGIHPDIICGTSIGALVGAAYASDQLDTLENWIRQLKWREVVSLLDFSFSGGVIAGEKLFEFLGKHLRDCDIDDLSRPYAAVATQLGNGQEIWLRSGSIMKATRASVALPGIFTPVTYRGGWLVDGGLVNPVPVSVCRALGADIVIAVALTTPRTALRYEPLPQDEPDKPEPKGFIDRVRQLFAETGNGDIDSPSLVDVVIDSIDIMQQRIMRSRMAGDPPEILIRPQTSAIGFLEFYRGNEAIDAGIAAAAKAQNELQQAFASSLCEPPD, encoded by the coding sequence ATGAGCTCGAACAAACGCCAGGCCAATCCCGGGACACCGCGCATCGGTCTTGCGCTGGGCGGTGGTGGCGCACGCGGCTGGGCCCACATCGGTGTCTTGCGCAAGCTCGAACAATGCGGCATTCACCCGGACATTATTTGCGGAACATCCATCGGCGCGCTGGTTGGTGCCGCTTATGCCTCCGATCAACTGGATACGCTGGAGAACTGGATCAGGCAGCTCAAGTGGCGCGAAGTCGTATCGCTGCTGGACTTCAGTTTCAGCGGTGGCGTCATCGCCGGCGAGAAACTGTTTGAGTTTCTCGGCAAGCACCTGCGGGATTGTGACATTGATGATCTTTCGCGCCCCTACGCGGCCGTCGCAACGCAGCTGGGTAATGGCCAGGAGATCTGGCTACGTAGCGGTTCCATCATGAAAGCGACGCGGGCTTCCGTTGCCCTGCCCGGAATTTTCACGCCCGTCACCTATCGTGGTGGCTGGCTGGTGGATGGCGGCCTGGTTAACCCGGTGCCGGTTTCCGTATGTCGCGCACTCGGTGCCGATATTGTCATTGCCGTGGCACTAACCACACCCAGGACCGCCCTGCGCTACGAACCCCTGCCTCAGGATGAACCTGACAAGCCGGAACCCAAGGGATTTATCGATCGAGTCAGGCAACTGTTTGCCGAAACTGGCAATGGCGACATCGACTCACCATCCCTGGTTGACGTGGTAATTGACAGTATCGATATCATGCAACAACGCATCATGCGCAGCCGCATGGCCGGTGACCCGCCGGAAATCCTGATTCGGCCGCAAACCTCGGCTATTGGCTTTCTCGAATTTTACCGGGGCAACGAAGCCATTGATGCCGGTATTGCCGCGGCAGCCAAGGCGCAAAACGAACTGCAACAGGCTTTCGCTTCCAGCCTGTGTGAGCCGCCTGATTGA
- a CDS encoding malonyl-CoA synthase produces the protein MNSMSPYTNIYALFESRFPEDQVTFIETPDNQYFSYGDLRVTSARIANILEQSGVKRGDRVAVQVEKSPQALFLYLACLRAGFIYLPLNTGYTESELAYFMSNAEPAAVVCDPANTGRFVTLTASLGSRIFDLDKTGSGSLIDAANTQPAEHTVTTCEPDDVAVILYTSGTTGRPKGAMISHNNLAANGLALHQAWGWTKDDVLLHALPIFHIHGLFVACHCVLLNGSKMLFAPRFDTDTVVRLLPRSTVLMGVPTFYTRLLADARFTRDVCSNMRLFVSGSAPLLEQTFVDFRERTGHTILERYGMTETGMNTSNPLEGDRIAGTVGPALPGVEARVVDDSDQAVPVNTVGNLQVRGENVFRGYWRMPDKTAEEFTEDGFFRTGDMARINEQGYVSIVGRSKDMIITGGYNVYPKELESLIDDMDNVQESAVIGLPHTDFGEAVTAVIVLKDNGRQPEEAGMIRQLKQQLAGYKIPKKIIIVDKLPRNTMGKVQKNLLRDEYSELYR, from the coding sequence ATGAATTCTATGTCACCGTACACCAACATTTACGCCCTGTTTGAATCCCGTTTCCCGGAAGATCAGGTGACGTTTATCGAAACTCCGGATAATCAATACTTTAGCTACGGTGACTTGCGCGTCACATCTGCCCGGATTGCCAACATACTGGAACAGTCCGGCGTGAAACGCGGTGACCGGGTCGCGGTCCAGGTGGAAAAATCACCACAGGCCCTGTTTTTATACCTGGCCTGCCTGCGCGCCGGCTTTATCTACCTGCCGCTCAACACCGGCTACACCGAATCCGAGCTTGCGTATTTCATGTCCAATGCCGAGCCGGCGGCAGTAGTGTGTGATCCGGCCAATACGGGGCGCTTTGTCACCCTGACCGCCAGTCTCGGCAGCCGTATCTTCGATCTCGATAAAACCGGGAGCGGATCACTGATCGATGCAGCAAACACTCAGCCCGCCGAACACACCGTGACAACATGCGAACCCGACGATGTCGCCGTTATCCTGTACACCTCGGGCACAACCGGGCGACCCAAGGGTGCAATGATCAGCCACAACAACCTGGCCGCCAACGGGCTTGCCCTGCACCAGGCCTGGGGCTGGACCAAAGACGACGTGTTACTGCATGCCTTGCCCATCTTTCATATTCACGGCCTGTTTGTCGCCTGTCACTGCGTACTGCTCAATGGCAGCAAAATGCTGTTCGCGCCCAGGTTTGATACCGATACCGTAGTCCGGCTACTCCCCCGCTCAACTGTGCTCATGGGTGTGCCAACCTTTTATACACGACTGCTTGCTGACGCTCGCTTTACCCGCGACGTCTGCAGCAACATGCGCCTGTTTGTTTCCGGGTCAGCGCCACTGCTGGAACAAACCTTTGTGGATTTTCGCGAGCGTACCGGCCATACGATTCTTGAGCGCTATGGCATGACCGAGACCGGCATGAATACTTCCAATCCCCTGGAAGGAGATCGCATCGCCGGCACGGTTGGCCCGGCACTTCCGGGAGTCGAAGCCCGCGTTGTCGACGACAGCGACCAGGCCGTACCGGTCAACACGGTTGGCAATCTGCAGGTCCGGGGCGAAAATGTATTCAGGGGTTACTGGCGCATGCCGGACAAGACCGCCGAGGAATTTACCGAAGACGGTTTTTTCCGAACCGGCGACATGGCCAGAATAAATGAACAAGGTTATGTATCCATTGTTGGTCGCAGCAAGGATATGATTATCACCGGTGGTTACAACGTCTACCCCAAGGAACTGGAAAGCCTGATCGACGACATGGATAACGTTCAGGAATCCGCGGTTATCGGACTGCCTCATACGGATTTCGGTGAAGCCGTTACCGCCGTCATTGTACTGAAAGACAACGGTCGCCAACCGGAAGAAGCCGGCATGATCAGGCAACTCAAGCAACAGCTGGCCGGTTACAAGATTCCGAAGAAAATTATTATTGTCGACAAGCTGCCACGCAACACCATGGGCAAGGTACAGAAAAACCTGTTACGGGATGAATACAGCGAACTGTACCGGTAG
- a CDS encoding GntR family transcriptional regulator, whose product MIKKQALYEQVADLVRQRIYDGQLIPGEAIDERALCELYEISRTPLREALKVLSREGLVELKPNRGCFVRNVEMAELAELFPVMSVLEGLAARQAAENLTDQDLAELEQMHEELERRAQSGDITAYYEANSAFHMKVQALSDNRWLQRVGSELRQVLKLARHSQLTIPGRLSASLQEHREILGAFRQRDAAGADRLMQTHLMAQWRILEQQADRNPGARQRSSA is encoded by the coding sequence GTGATCAAGAAACAGGCGCTATACGAGCAGGTTGCCGATCTGGTCAGGCAACGTATCTACGACGGCCAGCTCATCCCCGGCGAAGCCATTGATGAGCGCGCATTATGCGAATTATATGAAATCAGCCGCACGCCGTTGCGCGAAGCCCTGAAAGTACTCAGCCGTGAGGGCTTGGTCGAACTCAAGCCCAATCGCGGCTGTTTTGTGCGGAACGTGGAAATGGCCGAGTTGGCAGAGTTGTTTCCGGTGATGTCGGTGCTTGAAGGCCTGGCAGCCAGGCAGGCCGCGGAGAATCTTACCGACCAGGACCTTGCTGAGCTGGAGCAAATGCACGAAGAGCTTGAGCGGCGGGCGCAGTCGGGAGATATCACCGCGTATTATGAAGCCAATTCTGCGTTTCATATGAAAGTACAGGCTTTGTCGGATAATCGCTGGTTGCAGCGAGTAGGATCCGAGTTGCGACAGGTGTTGAAATTGGCGCGTCACAGCCAGTTGACCATACCTGGGCGCCTGTCGGCATCCTTGCAGGAACATCGAGAAATTCTGGGTGCATTCCGACAGCGGGATGCGGCCGGGGCGGATCGCCTGATGCAGACTCACTTGATGGCGCAATGGCGCATCCTGGAACAGCAGGCAGACCGGAATCCGGGCGCGAGACAGCGTAGTTCTGCCTGA
- the dctP gene encoding TRAP transporter substrate-binding protein DctP, translated as MKQFKTLFGAAAVAALMGASTLASAGDVTLRASHQWPGGKGDIRDEMVQMIARDVNAANLGIKIQVYPGKSLFKPKEQWGAMTKGQLDMTAFPLAYAAGRHPEFNLTLMPGLVKNHDHARRLNKSEFMNRIKKIMNDAGVVVLADTWLAGGFVSKKECILEPDSAKGQTFRAAGKSFNQMMAAAGSSITDMPSSEIYSALQTGVLDGAITSSASLVSYRIYEQVKCLTAPGDNALWVMYEPILMAKSTFDKLNKKQQDVIMASARKAEEFAYNGAKKVDVQLVEAYKKAGVKVVTMTAEQAAKWKKIADTSSYKAFADSVEGGRELLDMALSVE; from the coding sequence ATGAAGCAATTTAAAACCCTGTTTGGCGCTGCCGCGGTAGCCGCACTGATGGGCGCCAGCACCCTGGCATCTGCGGGCGACGTGACCTTGCGCGCCTCGCATCAATGGCCAGGTGGCAAGGGCGATATTCGCGACGAAATGGTACAAATGATTGCGCGTGATGTGAATGCCGCCAATCTGGGTATCAAGATACAGGTGTACCCGGGCAAATCACTGTTCAAGCCCAAAGAGCAGTGGGGCGCCATGACCAAGGGCCAGCTTGATATGACAGCTTTTCCGCTGGCATATGCGGCGGGTCGCCATCCTGAATTCAATCTGACCCTGATGCCGGGCCTTGTCAAAAATCATGACCATGCGCGTCGTTTGAACAAGTCCGAGTTCATGAACCGTATCAAGAAGATCATGAATGACGCCGGTGTTGTGGTGCTGGCTGATACCTGGCTGGCTGGCGGTTTTGTTTCCAAGAAAGAATGTATCCTGGAACCAGACAGTGCCAAGGGTCAGACATTCCGTGCTGCCGGCAAGTCATTCAACCAGATGATGGCGGCTGCGGGTTCGTCAATTACCGACATGCCGAGCTCTGAAATCTATTCAGCGCTGCAGACCGGCGTGCTGGATGGTGCCATTACCAGTTCCGCAAGCCTGGTGTCTTACCGCATCTACGAACAGGTCAAATGCCTGACCGCACCGGGTGACAACGCCCTGTGGGTTATGTATGAACCGATCCTGATGGCCAAGTCCACCTTCGACAAGCTCAACAAGAAACAGCAGGATGTCATCATGGCTTCTGCCAGGAAAGCTGAAGAGTTTGCCTACAATGGCGCAAAGAAAGTGGACGTCCAGCTGGTTGAGGCATACAAGAAGGCTGGCGTAAAAGTGGTTACCATGACTGCCGAACAGGCGGCCAAGTGGAAGAAAATTGCTGATACGTCTTCTTACAAGGCATTTGCCGATAGCGTAGAGGGTGGTCGTGAGCTGCTCGATATGGCGTTGTCAGTGGAATAA
- a CDS encoding TRAP transporter small permease: MIKKFIDLVAIISRLCGISAALMILLSVLVVCQMVVVRYVLQESVIWQTELVTYLLIAATLIGSPYVLLTKGHVNVDLVPIYLKRRSRFYLALFASVSSWLFCLLMTWLGFEFWLEAWEGNWLSESVWEVRLWIPYAALPLGFAIISLQYLADILSLFTGLEMPFGINDADAAEMEE, translated from the coding sequence ATGATTAAGAAATTTATTGATCTGGTAGCGATTATCTCCAGGCTTTGCGGCATAAGTGCCGCGTTGATGATCCTGCTATCAGTGCTGGTCGTCTGCCAGATGGTGGTGGTCCGATACGTGTTGCAGGAATCGGTGATTTGGCAGACCGAGCTGGTCACCTACCTGTTAATTGCCGCGACACTGATTGGCAGCCCGTATGTGTTGCTGACCAAGGGCCACGTTAACGTGGACCTGGTGCCGATATATCTCAAGCGCAGGTCGCGTTTTTATCTTGCCCTGTTTGCTTCTGTTTCTTCATGGCTCTTTTGTTTGCTGATGACCTGGCTCGGCTTTGAATTCTGGCTTGAAGCCTGGGAAGGAAACTGGCTGTCTGAATCTGTCTGGGAAGTCCGCCTGTGGATTCCCTATGCCGCGTTACCCCTGGGATTTGCAATTATTTCCTTGCAGTACCTGGCCGATATCCTGAGCCTGTTTACCGGTCTCGAAATGCCATTTGGCATTAATGATGCTGATGCTGCGGAGATGGAAGAATGA
- a CDS encoding TRAP transporter large permease: MSPLILGILVATTLILVLLAGAPVAFSLGMVAIVFLIAVQGFSGLQVVADTVFGGLDEFALLSIPMFILMGAAIASSRAGGDLYEALERWLYRVPGGLIISNLGACSIFAALSGSSPATCAAIGKMGIPEMKKRGYPDGLATGAIAAGGTLGILIPPSITMIVYGITTETSIGRLFIAGILPGLMLTSLFMAWSLYYAKKNGFHFRIGDAVYSWKQKLEIMPRILPFLVIIVMILWALYGGVATPSEAAGVGAFVCIALVILIYRMINPGELWEVLRSATRESVMIMMIIAMAALFSYMMSTLYITQALAEWIAAMEVNKWVLLLFVNLFLLVAGLFLPPVAVILMTAPTLVPIIEQAGFDAIWFGVMLTLNMEIGLITPPVGLNLYVINSIAPDVKLPTILKGALPFMLCMVLGIILLVIFPGIATWLPDFLMGPAV; the protein is encoded by the coding sequence ATGAGTCCGTTAATACTGGGCATACTGGTTGCAACCACCCTGATCCTCGTCCTGCTTGCCGGGGCGCCGGTGGCATTCTCTCTTGGCATGGTAGCCATTGTATTTTTGATAGCTGTTCAGGGCTTTTCCGGTCTGCAGGTAGTGGCCGATACTGTTTTTGGCGGCCTTGACGAATTTGCATTGCTGTCCATCCCCATGTTTATTCTTATGGGCGCAGCCATTGCATCATCACGCGCCGGTGGTGATTTGTACGAAGCGCTCGAGCGCTGGCTTTATCGTGTGCCCGGCGGTTTGATTATTTCCAACCTTGGCGCTTGCTCGATCTTTGCTGCCTTGAGTGGCTCATCACCGGCAACCTGTGCCGCCATCGGCAAGATGGGTATCCCGGAAATGAAAAAGCGTGGTTACCCGGATGGCTTGGCCACCGGCGCTATTGCTGCCGGCGGTACCCTGGGCATCCTGATTCCGCCAAGCATTACCATGATCGTCTACGGCATAACCACTGAAACATCGATTGGTCGCCTGTTTATTGCCGGCATTCTTCCGGGTCTGATGCTGACGTCGCTGTTCATGGCATGGTCGCTGTATTACGCCAAGAAAAACGGTTTCCACTTTCGTATAGGTGACGCGGTTTATAGTTGGAAGCAGAAACTGGAGATCATGCCCCGCATTCTGCCGTTCCTGGTTATTATCGTGATGATATTGTGGGCGTTGTACGGCGGCGTCGCTACTCCTTCAGAAGCGGCAGGAGTGGGCGCATTTGTCTGTATCGCGCTGGTAATACTCATCTACAGGATGATCAACCCGGGCGAATTGTGGGAAGTGCTGCGCAGCGCCACCCGTGAATCCGTCATGATCATGATGATTATCGCCATGGCGGCGCTGTTCAGTTACATGATGTCCACTTTGTATATCACGCAGGCATTGGCAGAATGGATCGCTGCCATGGAAGTAAACAAGTGGGTGTTACTGTTGTTCGTCAACCTGTTTCTCCTGGTAGCCGGGTTATTCCTGCCACCAGTTGCAGTAATCCTGATGACTGCGCCGACACTGGTACCGATTATCGAGCAGGCCGGTTTTGACGCCATCTGGTTTGGTGTGATGCTTACACTCAATATGGAAATCGGGTTAATAACGCCACCAGTAGGACTGAATCTCTACGTGATTAACAGTATCGCTCCTGATGTTAAATTGCCTACGATACTCAAAGGCGCGTTACCGTTCATGTTATGCATGGTACTGGGTATTATTCTCCTGGTTATCTTCCCGGGTATTGCTACATGGTTGCCTGACTTCCTCATGGGTCCGGCTGTCTAG
- a CDS encoding sulfite exporter TauE/SafE family protein: MIVELLILFSMGALAGTTAGLLGIGGGIIIVPVLAMVFQQQGVDISVLMHTSIGTSLATIVITSLSSTRAHHKHGAVQWQVFRVITPGIIIGGLLGSVIARIIDGGLLRTLFIGFMFIVAFQFARGFATRPHRKLPGAVGMLGSGTVIGTVSSMMGIGGGSMSVPFLTWCNMSVRNAVATSAAIGIPIAVAGATGYILNGWNAPMRPSWSLGFVNVPAFLGIVVASTLFAPIGARLAHKIPEKTLKRIFALFLVIVGIRLILTS, from the coding sequence ATAATAGTGGAGCTGCTGATCCTGTTTTCCATGGGCGCGCTTGCCGGTACCACGGCAGGCCTGCTCGGTATTGGTGGCGGCATTATTATCGTACCGGTGCTGGCCATGGTGTTTCAGCAGCAGGGCGTCGATATATCGGTGCTCATGCATACGTCGATCGGCACATCCCTGGCGACCATTGTTATTACATCGTTGTCTTCAACCCGGGCACACCATAAGCACGGCGCAGTGCAATGGCAAGTGTTCCGTGTGATTACGCCCGGCATCATTATTGGCGGCTTGCTGGGATCAGTTATCGCCAGGATAATAGACGGCGGATTGTTGCGTACATTGTTTATCGGTTTTATGTTCATTGTTGCATTCCAGTTCGCTCGTGGCTTTGCCACCAGGCCGCATCGCAAGCTGCCCGGTGCCGTGGGCATGCTTGGTTCGGGAACCGTTATTGGCACTGTGTCGTCGATGATGGGAATAGGCGGCGGCTCCATGAGCGTGCCGTTCCTGACCTGGTGCAATATGTCCGTGCGCAATGCTGTTGCGACATCGGCTGCCATTGGTATCCCAATTGCCGTGGCCGGAGCAACTGGCTATATCCTGAACGGATGGAACGCGCCGATGCGCCCGTCCTGGAGCCTTGGTTTTGTGAACGTACCCGCATTCCTCGGTATAGTCGTTGCCAGCACCCTGTTCGCGCCCATCGGCGCGCGCCTTGCGCACAAAATCCCCGAAAAAACCCTGAAGCGCATTTTTGCGCTGTTCCTGGTGATTGTTGGAATCCGCCTGATTCTGACCAGCTGA
- a CDS encoding 2-isopropylmalate synthase — MSDRLIIFDTTLRDGEQSPGASMTRDEKVRIAKVLEKMRVDVIEAGFPIASPGDFESVKAVAEIIKDSTVAGLARAAEKDIDRAAEAIKPANSGRIHTFIATSPIHMQDKLRMTPDQVLERAVWAVKRARNYTDDVEFSPEDAGRSDPDFLCRVLEAVIDAGARTLNIPDTVGYNIPSQFGDLIKTLRERIPNSDKAVFSVHCHNDLGLAVANSLAAVVNGARQVECTINGLGERAGNASLEEIVMAVRTRQDVFDCDTRIDTTQIVPASRLVSNITGFPVQPNKAIVGANAFAHESGIHQDGVIKKRETYEIMRAEDVGWSANRMVLGKHSGRNAFKTHMAELGFEFKSDDELNSAFSRFKDLADKKHEIFDEDLQALMTEEGSEQENERFKLVYLKVCSETGEVPSAELSLTIDGTEAKVMAEGSGPVDASFKAIESAFSSGAELQLYSVNNITTGTDSQGEVTVRLEKSGHIVNGHGADTDIVVASAKAYINALNKLIAPGQRDHPQAEQPI; from the coding sequence ATGAGTGACCGACTGATTATTTTTGATACCACCTTGCGCGATGGCGAGCAGAGCCCCGGCGCATCCATGACCCGTGACGAAAAAGTCCGTATCGCCAAGGTTCTGGAGAAAATGCGCGTCGACGTGATTGAGGCCGGGTTCCCTATTGCCAGTCCGGGCGATTTTGAGTCGGTGAAGGCGGTTGCCGAGATCATCAAGGACAGTACCGTTGCCGGCCTGGCCCGGGCTGCCGAGAAGGATATCGATCGTGCCGCCGAAGCCATCAAGCCGGCCAATTCCGGTCGTATTCATACCTTCATTGCCACGTCACCGATCCACATGCAGGACAAGCTGCGCATGACGCCGGACCAGGTGCTGGAGCGGGCCGTGTGGGCTGTCAAGCGCGCACGCAACTATACCGATGACGTGGAATTTTCACCCGAAGACGCCGGTCGCTCGGACCCGGATTTTTTGTGTCGGGTGCTGGAAGCGGTTATTGATGCCGGTGCGCGGACGCTCAATATTCCCGATACCGTGGGTTATAACATCCCGAGCCAGTTTGGCGACCTGATCAAGACCCTGCGCGAGCGTATTCCCAATTCCGACAAGGCGGTGTTCTCGGTGCATTGCCATAATGATCTTGGTCTTGCTGTCGCCAACTCGCTGGCAGCGGTGGTCAACGGTGCGCGCCAGGTAGAGTGCACCATAAACGGCCTGGGTGAGCGAGCCGGCAACGCTTCACTGGAAGAGATTGTCATGGCTGTGCGCACGCGCCAGGATGTATTCGATTGCGATACCCGAATTGACACCACCCAGATCGTGCCGGCCAGCCGCCTGGTATCCAACATCACCGGGTTCCCGGTTCAGCCCAACAAGGCCATTGTTGGTGCCAATGCCTTTGCCCACGAATCCGGTATTCACCAGGACGGCGTAATCAAGAAGCGCGAAACCTACGAGATCATGCGTGCTGAAGATGTTGGCTGGTCGGCCAACCGCATGGTGCTGGGCAAGCATTCCGGGCGCAATGCGTTCAAGACGCACATGGCCGAACTCGGTTTTGAGTTCAAATCTGATGACGAGTTGAACTCGGCGTTCAGTCGATTCAAGGATCTCGCCGACAAGAAACACGAGATCTTCGACGAAGACCTGCAAGCCCTGATGACCGAGGAGGGGTCCGAGCAGGAAAACGAGCGTTTCAAGCTGGTGTATCTCAAGGTGTGTTCGGAAACCGGGGAGGTGCCGAGTGCCGAACTGTCACTGACCATTGATGGCACGGAAGCAAAAGTAATGGCTGAGGGCAGTGGCCCGGTAGATGCATCGTTCAAGGCCATAGAAAGCGCATTCAGCAGTGGTGCCGAGTTGCAGTTGTACTCGGTTAACAATATTACTACCGGCACAGACTCCCAGGGTGAAGTGACCGTGCGCCTGGAAAAATCAGGCCACATTGTGAATGGTCATGGCGCTGATACCGATATCGTCGTGGCATCGGCCAAAGCCTATATAAATGCCCTGAACAAGCTGATTGCGCCAGGCCAGCGAGATCATCCCCAGGCTGAACAACCGATCTGA
- a CDS encoding DUF465 domain-containing protein: MFGEHHSLLNDFPELRDKIHELKAANPDFASMYEEYDRVDKEVYKIEEQIETRSDAYTEDLKKRRVMLKDKLYALLTAP; the protein is encoded by the coding sequence ATGTTTGGTGAGCATCACAGCCTGTTGAATGACTTCCCCGAATTAAGAGACAAGATTCATGAATTAAAGGCAGCTAACCCGGATTTTGCATCCATGTACGAGGAGTATGATCGCGTTGACAAGGAGGTATATAAAATCGAGGAACAAATCGAAACGCGGTCAGACGCATACACGGAAGATCTGAAAAAAAGACGGGTTATGCTGAAAGACAAGCTGTACGCCTTGTTAACCGCGCCGTAA
- a CDS encoding rhodanese-like domain-containing protein translates to MATDIAVKELDPEEAQALLHNEPAGILVDIRSHMEYLFIGHPAGCVHIPWIDEPDWKINPNFIRELRQLVLGGLSHDSATVNDVPIVLICRSGKRSLEAGARLIEDGFHRVYSVRHGFEGELDDNHHRSTLSGWRFDGLPWEQC, encoded by the coding sequence ATGGCAACCGATATTGCGGTCAAGGAGCTTGATCCCGAAGAAGCCCAGGCGCTGCTGCATAATGAGCCAGCGGGCATTCTCGTGGATATCCGCTCACACATGGAATACCTGTTTATCGGCCACCCGGCCGGTTGTGTGCATATCCCCTGGATTGACGAGCCGGACTGGAAAATCAACCCCAACTTCATACGCGAGCTACGCCAACTGGTGCTGGGAGGTTTGTCCCATGATTCGGCTACGGTCAACGATGTACCTATCGTGCTGATATGCCGTAGTGGTAAACGTTCGCTGGAAGCCGGCGCACGCCTGATCGAAGATGGCTTTCATCGTGTCTACAGTGTGCGCCACGGCTTCGAGGGTGAACTGGACGACAATCATCATCGCAGCACCTTGTCCGGCTGGCGCTTTGACGGATTACCCTGGGAGCAATGCTGA